Proteins encoded within one genomic window of Saccharomyces paradoxus chromosome V, complete sequence:
- the GTT3 gene encoding Gtt3p (similar to YEL017W) — MPTKSTFSRWKKADLIDLANKLEIDGFPNYAKKSDMIDYLESHLNHLEKPVDFKDDYPELKSFYESMTVEQSKDERNESGSGSSETATNDSDLEKAYIKDEDDEKPQSGDEARAAKPLSSRNAISNAKTNYNLLDFSSDNDSSTSALTKFKFNFQEYLSDIRYQAQKLNENVQDYLSTISSVDTIFSLLEFSFLLRNTLAAGQPTSSSSLTSSLEAAVAAHNKYQCTLDFCLPILTWLLFFRGIPSLVSYYINFIRYDLNIELDPMTFNLTKFLISLAIFKTCNNKNIDFHSFQCVNQLWTQLCTVNHSLGMVPLVFSIVSCLLTLYVL; from the coding sequence ATGCCGACCAAGTCTACTTTTAGTCGTTGGAAGAAGGCGGACCTAATTGACCTGGCCAACAAGCTGGAAATCGACGGCTTCCCCAACTACGCCAAGAAAAGTGATATGATCGATTACCTCGAATCGCACTTGAATCATCTTGAGAAACCTGTGGATTTCAAAGACGACTACCCGGAACTAAAGTCTTTTTATGAGTCGATGACAGTGGAGCAGTCTAAGGATGAACGGAACGAGTCCGGATCTGGGTCCTCTGAGACCGCCACAAATGATTCCGATCTGGAGAAAGCGTATATCAAGGACgaggatgatgaaaagCCGCAATCTGGCGATGAAGCAAGGGCGGCAAAGCCGCTTTCCAGTAGGAATGCAATTTCAAACGCGAAAACAAACTACAATTTATTGGATTTCAGCTCAGACAACGACTCGTCTACTTCTGCGTTGACTAAGTTTAAGTTTAACTTTCAAGAATACCTCTCTGATATCAGATACCAAGCGCAGAAACTGAATGAAAATGTTCAGGATTATCTGTCTACTATTTCCTCCGTCGACACGATTTTCTCCTTGTtggaattttcttttctgctGAGAAACACATTAGCCGCCGGGCAGCCGAcctcctcttcttcgcTCACATCGTCGCTCGAAGCCGCCGTTGCCGCCCATAATAAATATCAATGCACACTCGATTTCTGTCTACCAATACTCACGTGGCTGCTCTTCTTCAGGGGTATTCCGTCGTTAGTGTCATACTATATCAACTTCATCCGCTACGATTTGAACATCGAGTTGGACCCGATGACTTTCAATCTCACAAAATTTCTGATTTCTTTGgcaattttcaaaacctgtaataataaaaacatAGATTTCCATTCTTTCCAATGTGTGAACCAACTATGGACGCAGCTCTGTACAGTGAATCACTCTCTTGGTATGGTACCTCTAGTATTTTCCATCGTTAGTTGCCTCCTCACTCTATACGTATTatag
- the NPP2 gene encoding nucleotide diphosphatase/phosphodiesterase NPP2 (Nucleotide pyrophosphatase/phosphodiesterase~similar to YEL016C): MLPLEQFIDLEKNNGSDTNIRAPVISRRHLFKLLLCSIILIGLLSYPKCSIANYTEPRTTVNRSNTYFNGTHDFKTLTILISIDGFHPRLIDAKHTPFLYNLHNLRSPYDMNITAAPYMIPSFPTQTFPNHWSMVTGKYPIEHGIVSNMFWDNSTSSEFRPNNLDSRIWSNVADPIWQLLQTKSQGEYKVATHMWPGSDVVYEKYGDVPRERMPFYYDKFDQWEGLQDKLAQIFRYVDMPQLKDRPELVLSYIPNVDSYGHNFGYDLRDKRLQKLISEVDGFFRGLIEGLQERNLLKISNVMIVSDHGMSNVNTNDGEHVVVWERMFPGDAISAFISHLYNEGPMMMVCLKNPRDKQWIRDLIEVQLEKVYGGELSRKFHVILKEDFEPSWKYFQYDGKKHTYDDRVGDIWILADEHYAIVKETSDVRVGIMGTHGYNFDNCSDMASIFVGMGPMFSNEVIPPFENIEIYKMLIKASALLEEKEGKEEKSLLQ; the protein is encoded by the coding sequence TGCTTCCTTTGGAGCAATTTATTgaccttgaaaaaaataatggaagTGATACCAACATAAGGGCTCCCGTAATATCACGACGTCACTTATTTAAACTTTTGCTTTGCAGTATAATTCTTATCGGGTTGCTTTCATATCCCAAATGCTCAATAGCTAATTACACTGAACCCCGGACAACTGTGAATAGATCGAATACTTACTTCAATGGCACACATGATTTCAAGACGTTGACGATATTGATATCTATCGATGGGTTCCATCCGAGATTGATAGATGCAAAACACACGCCATTTCTTTACAACTTGCACAATTTGCGGTCACCGTACGATATGAATATCACAGCTGCACCGTACATGATTCCAAGTTTTCCCACACAGACATTTCCCAACCACTGGAGCATGGTAACGGGGAAATACCCCATTGAGCACGGCATTGTTTCCAACATGTTCTGGGATAATTCCACGAGTAGTGAATTTAGACCAAATAACCTCGACTCAAGAATTTGGAGCAATGTGGCTGACCCCATCTGGCAACTACTGCAAACCAAATCACAGGGCGAGTATAAAGTGGCCACGCATATGTGGCCCGGGAGTGACGTTGTGTACGAGAAGTACGGAGATGTACCTAGGGAAAGGATGCCATTCTATTATGACAAATTCGATCAGTGGGAAGGACTCCAAGATAAATTAGCTCAAATTTTCCGATACGTAGATATGCCTCAGCTAAAAGACAGACCTGAATTGGTCTTAAGTTATATACCTAATGTTGATTCGTACGGACACAATTTTGGATACGATTTGAGAGATAAGCGGCTACAAAAGCTAATCAGTGAAGTCGATGGATTCTTTCGCGGTTTAATTGAAGGCCtccaagaaagaaatttgttgaaaattaGCAATGTTATGATTGTCAGTGACCATGGCATGAGCAATGTCAACACGAATGACGGTGAGCATGTTGTTGTGTGGGAAAGGATGTTCCCGGGCGACGCAATATCCGCATTTATTTCGCACCTCTATAACGAGGGCCCCATGATGATGGtatgtttgaaaaaccCTCGAGACAAACAATGGATTCGTGACTTAATTGAAGTTCAATTGGAGAAAGTTTATGGAGGGGAATTATCTAGAAAATTTCACGTGATCCTGAAAGAGGATTTCGAGCCAAGCTGGAAATATTTCCAATACGATGGCAAGAAGCATACCTATGACGATAGAGTGGGCGATATCTGGATTCTCGCCGATGAACACTACGCCATTGTAAAAGAAACCAGTGATGTACGTGTCGGTATTATGGGCACACATGGATACAACTTTGACAACTGTAGTGACATGGCGTCTATATTCGTTGGAATGGGTCCGATGTTTAGCAATGAAGTTATACCTCCATTTGAAAACATTGAAATCTACAAAATGCTCATCAAAGCAAGTGCCCTtctggaagaaaaagagggaAAGGAGGAGAAAAGTTTATTACAATAG